Sequence from the Flavobacterium sp. TR2 genome:
AATTTTACTACTATTGAAGGCAAAAATCAATTGGGAAAAGCCGGTATTTTAAGTTATGAAAAAAACGGACAAACCTATTTTGTTTTTCCGATTCCCTCAAAAATTGAAGGCAAAAAAATTATAAGCGAGTTTTACGAAATAGAGCTGAATGCAGATTGGGAAATTGTAAAGCAAAATGATGGAAATATGGAAATTGCAAAAATCTCCAAAAGCTAACTAACAGCTCTTATAAAACGAAAGCAGTCTGTCTTAAGAGGTTATCTCGACTTTTTAAAACAGACTGTTCTTTTACAATAACGTCTCCTGATTATCAGGATTAAAACTGCCCTTTGCAGGATATTGTATGCTATCTTTTAATTCTTCTACTTTTTTTGGATCAAATTTAGGCAGCTGCAATTCATTATTTTCTTTCCATTTTTTTACTGTTTTGGTAATTTCACTGCTTTTTTCGCTTGAAACAGGTGTATCGCGCGCCATGTATAATGTTTGTGACGGATAAGCCAATGAGGTACCGCTTTTTTCTATAATGTCCATCATTCTCAATAAAAGATCTTCCTGAGCTTCTTGTGAGGTTTCAAAATTTATAGCTTCAATATAAGCTGTAATTTCCACTTTTAAAGAATCTGCAGTAATTCCCGTAAAACGGACTATTGGCGTTGAATTTAAAACAGCTGGATGCGCATACAGCAGCGATTTTATTTCTACAAGCAGATAACGCATCTGGTCTGGAGTCGTTTCCATTCTAAACCCTAATATCGGATTGAATATAAAACGATCTCGGTGGGCATAATTCTCTATTTTGCTAGCCGATAATTGGCCATTTGGAATGGTTACAATGCTTCGCGCTGCCGTACGTAACGTAGTAGAACGCATACCGATAGATTCTACAGTTCCCTTGATATCATCAACTCGGCAGTAATCTCCAACACGCAGCGGCTGGTCTGCAATAAGGCTCACGCTTCCGACAAAGTTTTCTATAGTTTTTTGAGCTCCCAGAGCCAATGCAATCCCCCCAATTCCAAGTGCGGCAAGTCCGGCTGTAACATCTACTCCTATAATTCCTAAGATTGCAATGATCCCGATTACAACAATTGCCGCTTTCATCGTACGGCTTAAAAACAATACTGCCGATACTGCAGAAGCACGTCCGCGACTAGTCATTCTGCTTCGCGTAAACATACTCACAAAATCGGTCATTCTCCAAAGCAGAATTAAAAACGCTACAATGCCAATCGTCATTATGATAATGCTAAATCGCTGGCGAACAATTATCGAGATTCCCATGCGCTGCGTAAATGCCACAAACAAAATTACCGTAAGATACATTTGAACGGGCAGCGTGAAAGCTTCAATAATTGCGTTTCCTTTCTCGCTATCGGCTTTTTTCCATACTTTTTGAAGCAAAAATATAAAGACAAATATAAGCAGTCTTGACAGCAGATAAGTAACAACAGTCATGATAACCACTACTCCCCAATGTCCAATAGGAACATTTCCGAACTTCTTTTCTATTAAAACTTTTGGCAATACCCGGTCTAGAAACGTCTTTTCTCCGCTAACATCTGCCGCCAGAATCGCTTCTATTGTTTCAGCAGAAAAAAGCCACAAAGCAGGCTGGCTGTCATCTGACTGATTTTCTAAATATAGCTGTATATCGACTTTGTCTGTAGATATATTTCCAACCAAATCTATGCCTGTTGCCAAATTATCGTCTACTCGCCCTAATTCTTTACTGCTTAAAATTGATGATGGCGAAAAATTACCGCCCTGATCCAACAGCTGCTGAAAAGTCTTTGCAATTTGTATTCTTTCAGCCGTTTTGCGATACGAACGTTTGCTGAGCATAAAATACTGGCTGGCTCGCAGGTAATTCTGATCTCCAATTGCTTTTATAAATCCGTTTACAGTTCCCTGAGGCGTTCTTCTTCCTAATGAATCATCCGGAACTTTTACAGGTTCTTCGGTCGTAGTTTTTGCTCCGCCTAAAAGCTGTGCTTCTAGTTTACAAGGGGTTATCATTAATACTGACAAGAACAGTAAAAAAGATAATAAACGTTTAGCATCTACCATCATATTTTTTTGCTTTAGAAACTTGGTCTTTTAAAAATAAGAAATATAGCAGAAAAATAAAACGTTTCGGCAAGAAAACAGCTTTCTTACCGAACATTTTTCTAAATATCTACGCAAAAACCTTCTGGAGACTTTATCAAGGCAATTTTGGCGCTCTTTACAAATTCAATTACCCCTAACCGATTAAATGTTTCAGTTAAATATTCTATTTCCTCATCTGCACCTGCTGCCTGCAGTATGGTGAAGTCTTTTTGAATCTCTGAAACTTTAAGATCATTTTCACGAAGCAGGCCTTCCATTTTTGCATCTGTCATAAATAGTGCTGTTGGAATCTTAAATAATACGATCTGCACTGCAGCTATTTCTTCGTTTAACGAGTAATAGCATTTAAAAACTTCTATAATTTTCTCTATCTGCGCCGCTAAATTTGTAATCGTATCCAATGTTTCATTTACCACAATAGTGTGTCTGTACATTTTATCAATTTCACAAATAGAAATATTAAGGCTCAAAATCTCTATTTGTTTTCTTATAAACATTGAGCTTAACTTAGCGATTAATCTTATCTGATCTTCTGAATAAATGGTAAGGGTAAATTCTTTTTTCATTGCTGATTTTTATTTGTGTTTTTGAAGGGATTTGAAGGAGAAATAAAAAAAGCCTTTCACATTTGACTGAGAAAGGCTTTTTTTGAATAGACAATAGCATCCTGACTCGTCATGTGATACGAATAATGATAATTGAAATAATAATGCTATTCTGAACTGAAATTTTCATACTTGCCATAAACAAAAAAACCTCCCGCTGAGGGGAGGTTTTTCTAAATTGTAAATTTTACTTATTTATATAACATCCCTTCACTACTATCGAATGATAATTGTGATAATAATTGAAGCGATGTTAATTATATTTTTCATTTGCTTATTTGGAAGCACAAATATATTGATATTTTTTAATCTCCAAACATTAATTATGGCAAACAAAAAATCCGTTCTCTGAAACGGACTTTTTTTGCTTTTGAATTTTAAGGTATTAAAACAGCTCTGCCTTTTATTTTTCCCTGTCTCATTCTTTCATAAACTTCGTTGGCATCATCAAGTTTATGTTTTTCAATTTCTATATGAATTTTCTTTTGTCTTGCCAAACCCACAACTTCCATCAGTTCTGTTCGAGATCCCCAATACGGATTGGTCATGCTTACGCCAAAAGGCAAGCCGTTCATGCTGTACTGATAGTGCCCTCCGCCAAGGCCGACAATTGTAAGATCTCCATCAAGACTTACTACCTTTGTGCCTAAATCTATTGTTGAAGTTGCTCCTACAAAATCAAGAACCACTTTTGCTTTTTTGATTCCTGTGATTTTCAAAATCTGTTCTGCTGCATCAGCATCTTTAGAATTAATTGCAAAAGCTGCTCCCAGTTCTTTGGCAAAAGCCAATTTATCTTCGGTAACATCGCAGGCAATAATGGCTGCGCCGCTTATTTCTCTTAATATTTGCAATGCCACATGACCCAATCCTCCAACACCAATTACGACAACATATTCGTCGGGCATTAATTTAGGAAGAGAACGCTTTATGGCAGAATATGGCGTAAGTGCCGCATCTGTCAGTGGAGCGGCAATAACTGGGTCTAAATCAAATATTGGCACCAAAAGTCTAGAAGATGGCACCAGCATATAGTCGGCCATACCGCCGTCTAAACCTAAACCGCCACCGTAAGCCTGCTCAGATTGATGATCGCAATAATTTTCTTTGGATTGCTGGCAAGGCTTGCAGTGTCCGCATCCCCAAGGACCGTATACCAAAACGGCATCTCCTTTTTTATATCCTTCAACATTTTCACCAATTTCCTCAATCCATCCAGCATTTTCATGTCCTAGCGTAAAAACGGTTCCAACCACTGTTCCTTCATCTATAATATGCAGGTCTGAGTGGCAGACACCAGCACCGCCAATCTTTAATAACACTTCATCACCTTTAGGAACAGGTTTTTCGATATCATTAACCACACGGACATCTTTATGCCCAAAAAAACGTACTGCTTTCATAAAATAAACTTTTAGATTACTATTCTACTAATTTACAACTTGTATTTTTTATCAGGTTTATCAGACCAGTTAAGTTTATCCTAATTTATTGCTCACAGCAGGTAATTCTTAGCCAAAAACGGCTATCATTTGGAGAAAGGGATAGTAAAAATCTAGTTTATGGATATAAAAAAAGAGAACCTAAGCTCTCTTTAATTTTTTTATCTAAATCAATGTTTTAACTATTGATTTTAATAGTAAACTGACAATAAGATTTTAGAGTTTGAACTCTCTATATATTTTGAAAGTCTGCCTAAAAATTCTTGATTAACCATTGGGCAGCCATGACTATTGATGATATAGTATTCTTTTTCATCAGAAGGAACTTCTTTGTAAGAATGCAATACAATGGCACGTTTCATGGCATTATTATTCGATTCGTCTAATCCGGCAAGTCTGAAAGCTTTTCCGAATATTCCTTTATATGGTTTTTCTACCGAATATCTTCCTAGCGAAGTGCAGTTAGATTCTGGAGCATTGCTAAATTGCAAGATGTCTCCTTTTATTCCAGTTTCAGAACCTTTTCCGTGTGCTACCAAACCCTGATCAAGAATTTGATTGTTCTCTAGATCGTAAACAAAAAAACGGTTTCTTCCCGATTTAATTTTCATATCCACAAGAAAAGCAATTTTGTTGCTATACTTATGATTTGATGCCGTAAAAGCTTTAATCTCATTTACGTGCTCAGTAAGTCTAGCAAATTCAACTTCGCTTAAAATATCATCCTCGTCCCACATATTTAAAGACGTGAAAGAACTTAAGGAAAAAAGGAGTGCCACTAAAAATACTCTCATACCAGGCAGACAGTTAAGTTAATAATCATAATTTGGGGGATTGATAAATTAATGTTGCAAAAATATACACAAAGTTTATACAATTCCCATATCATAAGTTAAAGTTATTATAATTATCTGAAAATAACA
This genomic interval carries:
- a CDS encoding mechanosensitive ion channel family protein, which translates into the protein MMVDAKRLLSFLLFLSVLMITPCKLEAQLLGGAKTTTEEPVKVPDDSLGRRTPQGTVNGFIKAIGDQNYLRASQYFMLSKRSYRKTAERIQIAKTFQQLLDQGGNFSPSSILSSKELGRVDDNLATGIDLVGNISTDKVDIQLYLENQSDDSQPALWLFSAETIEAILAADVSGEKTFLDRVLPKVLIEKKFGNVPIGHWGVVVIMTVVTYLLSRLLIFVFIFLLQKVWKKADSEKGNAIIEAFTLPVQMYLTVILFVAFTQRMGISIIVRQRFSIIIMTIGIVAFLILLWRMTDFVSMFTRSRMTSRGRASAVSAVLFLSRTMKAAIVVIGIIAILGIIGVDVTAGLAALGIGGIALALGAQKTIENFVGSVSLIADQPLRVGDYCRVDDIKGTVESIGMRSTTLRTAARSIVTIPNGQLSASKIENYAHRDRFIFNPILGFRMETTPDQMRYLLVEIKSLLYAHPAVLNSTPIVRFTGITADSLKVEITAYIEAINFETSQEAQEDLLLRMMDIIEKSGTSLAYPSQTLYMARDTPVSSEKSSEITKTVKKWKENNELQLPKFDPKKVEELKDSIQYPAKGSFNPDNQETLL
- a CDS encoding murein L,D-transpeptidase catalytic domain family protein codes for the protein MRVFLVALLFSLSSFTSLNMWDEDDILSEVEFARLTEHVNEIKAFTASNHKYSNKIAFLVDMKIKSGRNRFFVYDLENNQILDQGLVAHGKGSETGIKGDILQFSNAPESNCTSLGRYSVEKPYKGIFGKAFRLAGLDESNNNAMKRAIVLHSYKEVPSDEKEYYIINSHGCPMVNQEFLGRLSKYIESSNSKILLSVYY
- a CDS encoding NAD(P)-dependent alcohol dehydrogenase, which translates into the protein MKAVRFFGHKDVRVVNDIEKPVPKGDEVLLKIGGAGVCHSDLHIIDEGTVVGTVFTLGHENAGWIEEIGENVEGYKKGDAVLVYGPWGCGHCKPCQQSKENYCDHQSEQAYGGGLGLDGGMADYMLVPSSRLLVPIFDLDPVIAAPLTDAALTPYSAIKRSLPKLMPDEYVVVIGVGGLGHVALQILREISGAAIIACDVTEDKLAFAKELGAAFAINSKDADAAEQILKITGIKKAKVVLDFVGATSTIDLGTKVVSLDGDLTIVGLGGGHYQYSMNGLPFGVSMTNPYWGSRTELMEVVGLARQKKIHIEIEKHKLDDANEVYERMRQGKIKGRAVLIP
- a CDS encoding acetolactate synthase small subunit, whose translation is MKKEFTLTIYSEDQIRLIAKLSSMFIRKQIEILSLNISICEIDKMYRHTIVVNETLDTITNLAAQIEKIIEVFKCYYSLNEEIAAVQIVLFKIPTALFMTDAKMEGLLRENDLKVSEIQKDFTILQAAGADEEIEYLTETFNRLGVIEFVKSAKIALIKSPEGFCVDI